A window from Sinorhizobium fredii encodes these proteins:
- a CDS encoding PLP-dependent transferase, with protein MNDGLDPFDRASLIAAHDEAHAFDAVVPPIVQTSLFTFKDYDEMIASYRGERVRPIYTRGLNPTVRLFEEMLAKLEGAEDAIGFASGMSAISSTVLSFVEPGDRIVAVKHLYPDAFRLFGTHLKRMRIEVTYVDGRDEEAVAKALPGAKLFYMESPTSWVMDTHDVAGLAALARAQGIVTVIDNSWASPVFQQPISLGVDLVIHSASKYLSGHSDVVAGVVAGSRELVGRIRSEAYPYLGGKLSPFDAWLLIRGLRTLPIRMKAHERSALALARRLLEHPLVETVCHPGLGNHLPPGLSGTSGLFSFIFREGVDIRRFADHLELFKLGVSWGGHESLIVPGEVVLAQKAQPNSAAAFGISPRSVRLHVGLEGTEALWSDLEAALGAASPG; from the coding sequence CCCGTTCGACAGAGCCTCGCTGATTGCCGCCCATGACGAGGCCCATGCCTTCGACGCAGTCGTTCCGCCGATCGTCCAGACCTCCCTCTTCACCTTCAAGGACTATGACGAGATGATCGCCTCGTACCGAGGCGAACGCGTCCGGCCGATCTACACCCGCGGCCTCAATCCGACCGTCAGGCTGTTCGAGGAGATGCTGGCGAAGCTCGAGGGTGCCGAGGATGCGATCGGCTTTGCCAGCGGCATGTCGGCGATCTCCTCCACGGTTCTGTCCTTCGTCGAGCCGGGCGACCGCATCGTCGCGGTCAAGCATCTCTATCCCGATGCCTTCCGGCTGTTCGGCACGCATCTGAAGCGCATGCGCATCGAGGTCACCTATGTCGACGGGCGCGATGAGGAAGCGGTTGCCAAGGCACTTCCCGGCGCCAAGCTCTTCTACATGGAAAGCCCGACGAGCTGGGTGATGGATACCCATGACGTGGCGGGCCTGGCCGCACTTGCCAGGGCGCAAGGGATCGTCACCGTCATCGACAATAGCTGGGCGAGCCCGGTGTTCCAGCAGCCGATTTCGCTCGGCGTCGATCTCGTCATCCACTCGGCCTCGAAATATTTGAGCGGCCACAGCGATGTCGTCGCCGGTGTCGTCGCCGGCTCCAGGGAACTCGTCGGCCGCATCCGCTCCGAAGCCTATCCCTACCTCGGCGGCAAGCTCTCGCCCTTCGATGCCTGGCTGCTAATCCGCGGCCTGCGTACCCTGCCGATCCGGATGAAGGCGCATGAGCGCTCGGCGCTTGCCCTTGCGCGCCGCCTGCTCGAGCATCCGCTGGTCGAGACCGTCTGCCACCCCGGGCTCGGCAATCACCTGCCGCCGGGTCTTTCGGGTACCTCCGGCCTGTTCTCCTTCATCTTCCGCGAGGGCGTCGACATCCGCCGCTTCGCCGATCATCTGGAACTGTTCAAGCTCGGCGTATCCTGGGGTGGCCACGAAAGCCTCATCGTCCCGGGCGAGGTCGTCCTGGCGCAGAAAGCGCAACCCAATTCCGCGGCCGCCTTCGGCATTTCTCCGCGGTCGGTACGGCTCCATGTCGGCCTGGAGGGAACGGAGGCCCTCTGGAGCGATCTCGAAGCGGCGCTCGGCGCCGCTTCACCAGGCTGA